A section of the Chryseobacterium ginsenosidimutans genome encodes:
- a CDS encoding efflux RND transporter periplasmic adaptor subunit: MNNKLVILSIAGLSLVACKKEAPKQDGAKPYPVVNVELKNIVGYQTFPATIQGRVNNDVRAKIQGYITQVLVDEGQYVTKGQPLFRLETNILTENAAASKAGIGAAESTIAAAQAAVNAANVEVNKLKPLVQKNIISNVQLQTAQANLAQAQAQLQQARASKSQAVANYKGVEANIEYSVIRAPISGVIGKLPLKVGSLVGPTDQTALTTISDTSQLYAYFSMNEKEYFDFLEKSPGASLPEKIKNLPMVELQLANGSIYSEKGKIEAITGQIDNTTGTIQFRVAFTNPQKLLSNGNSGSIRLPKSYDNVLVVPESATYEQQGIVYVYKVEKDTAKNVVVNVIDRIDNMALIKSGINKGEMIVVAGIGGLKSGTAVKPKPVKMDSLVQSIKPKF; encoded by the coding sequence ATGAATAATAAGCTAGTTATACTTTCTATTGCGGGACTTTCTTTAGTTGCCTGCAAAAAAGAAGCTCCAAAACAGGATGGCGCAAAACCATATCCCGTGGTAAATGTGGAGTTAAAAAATATAGTAGGCTATCAGACTTTTCCTGCCACTATTCAAGGTAGGGTAAATAATGATGTTCGTGCTAAAATACAGGGATATATTACTCAGGTTTTGGTGGATGAAGGACAGTATGTTACAAAAGGACAACCGTTATTCCGTCTGGAAACCAATATTTTAACTGAAAATGCTGCTGCTTCAAAAGCAGGAATCGGTGCTGCAGAATCTACTATTGCCGCGGCTCAGGCTGCTGTAAATGCGGCTAACGTGGAAGTAAATAAGCTGAAACCGCTTGTTCAGAAAAATATCATCAGTAATGTTCAGCTGCAAACGGCACAGGCAAATTTAGCTCAGGCTCAGGCTCAGTTACAACAGGCTAGAGCTTCTAAAAGCCAGGCAGTTGCCAATTATAAAGGAGTAGAAGCAAACATTGAGTATTCTGTCATTCGTGCACCTATTTCAGGAGTTATCGGGAAGCTTCCTTTAAAAGTCGGAAGTTTGGTCGGACCTACAGATCAGACAGCTTTAACAACAATTTCCGATACTTCTCAATTGTACGCTTATTTTTCAATGAATGAAAAAGAATATTTTGACTTCCTTGAAAAATCTCCTGGCGCATCATTACCGGAAAAGATCAAAAACCTTCCAATGGTTGAATTACAATTGGCAAACGGAAGTATTTATTCTGAAAAAGGTAAAATTGAAGCCATTACAGGGCAGATAGATAACACGACAGGAACAATCCAGTTCAGAGTAGCTTTCACAAATCCTCAGAAACTGTTGAGTAACGGTAACAGCGGATCTATCAGACTTCCAAAATCTTACGATAATGTATTGGTAGTTCCTGAAAGTGCTACTTACGAACAGCAAGGTATTGTTTATGTTTATAAAGTTGAAAAAGATACCGCTAAAAATGTTGTTGTAAATGTGATCGACAGAATCGACAATATGGCTCTTATCAAATCTGGTATAAATAAAGGAGAAATGATCGTTGTAGCAGGAATCGGAGGTTTAAAATCCGGAACTGCCGTGAAGCCAAAACCTGTCAAAATGGATAGTCTTGTTCAATCTATAAAACCGAAATTCTAA
- a CDS encoding GNAT family N-acetyltransferase: MNSEIKLRKAEIKDRDIIWNIIQQAIERRRQDGSTQWQDGYPNLGTVESDITKGFGYVLTVDDEIAVYTALILNDEPAYSTIEGAWLSDGEFVVVHRVAVDEKFAGQGLAKKLFDHIEDFTREQGIQSVKVDTNYDNIAMLKILENKGYSYCGEVFLAGGMRKAFEKIII; encoded by the coding sequence AAATTAAACTAAGAAAAGCAGAAATTAAAGACAGAGATATTATCTGGAACATCATACAACAGGCAATTGAGAGACGCAGACAAGACGGAAGTACCCAATGGCAAGACGGTTATCCCAATTTGGGAACTGTGGAAAGTGATATCACAAAAGGTTTTGGATATGTTCTTACGGTAGATGATGAAATCGCTGTTTATACAGCCTTGATATTGAATGATGAGCCTGCTTACAGTACTATTGAAGGAGCCTGGCTTAGTGACGGAGAATTTGTTGTTGTTCACAGGGTGGCTGTTGATGAAAAATTTGCTGGGCAAGGATTAGCTAAAAAGCTTTTTGATCATATTGAAGATTTTACACGCGAGCAGGGAATCCAAAGTGTAAAAGTAGACACCAACTACGACAATATTGCGATGCTGAAAATCCTTGAAAACAAAGGATATTCCTACTGTGGAGAAGTTTTTCTTGCCGGCGGAATGAGAAAGGCTTTTGAGAAGATTATAATTTGA
- a CDS encoding efflux RND transporter permease subunit, with protein MIKNFINRPVLSTVISILIVILGVLGLISLPVTQYPDIAPPTVSVSANYTGANAETVMKSVVVPLEEQINGVEGMDYITSSAGNDGSAQIQVFFKQGIDPDIAAVNVQNRVTRATPLLPSEVTRSGVVTQKQQTSALMYMSFYSENKDLDDVYLQNFLNINVIPNLKRINGVGDANVFGGKNYSMRVWLDPAKMAAYGITPTDVTNAINEQSREAAAGSIGQNSGSSFEYIIKYVGKFNDKEQYDNIIIKSLPDGQNLMLKDVAKVELAGQSYTGIGENGNNPSISMGLFQTPGSNAQEIIKNIKAYLKSAESTFPKGVKYTYNFDTNEFLDASIDKVVHTLIEAFILVFIVVYIFLQDFRSTLIPAIAVPVSIVGAFFFLNLFGYSLNLLTLFALVLAIGIVVDDAIVVVEAVHAKMENGISDAKKATVEAMDEITGAIISITLVMASVFIPVTFITGPTGVFYQQFGITLIVAIIISAVNALTLSPVLCSLFLKPHDAHHTEYKNLNILQKFFYKFNIAFKTTTERYGRGFVFLLRHKWVTLIIFAITGGILYWASATMKKGFVPTEDRGIIFTDVQLPPGASMERTYNALKTLQANAMKVPGVQNVTISTGRGFLSGNGSNNGLAFIKLKPFDERKKDGQTSEDITKKLFGISGKVPDAKIVFFQPPSVPGFGNSAGFEMVLLDKSGGEYADLDNKTNEFIGKLMERPEIEFAQTSFNTKYPQYEMQINVPLAKQMGVSVSDILATMQGYIGGIYTADFTKYGKQFRVMVQALPENRQNINNLNELYVKTGSGVMSPISQFVTLNKTYGPQSVSRYNLFTSVKITGANSAGFSSGDAITAVQQVAQETLNQNYDVEFTGLTREELNSGSQTVLIFALSLIFVYFILSAQYESYILPLVVVISLPLGVMGAYFGQKIMGLENNIYFQIALIMLVGLLAKNAILIVEFAVQRRHHGETIVMSAINAAKARLRPILMTSFAFIFGLLPLVLASGIGAVGNRSIATGAAIGLLIGTILGLFVIPVLYVIFEYLQEKVKPLKKEEINLAE; from the coding sequence ATGATTAAAAATTTTATAAACAGACCGGTTTTATCCACGGTAATCTCAATCTTGATTGTGATTCTCGGGGTTTTGGGATTGATCTCCCTGCCAGTCACACAGTATCCCGACATTGCACCGCCAACAGTAAGCGTTTCTGCAAACTATACCGGAGCCAATGCGGAAACTGTCATGAAGAGTGTTGTAGTGCCTTTGGAGGAACAGATCAACGGGGTAGAAGGAATGGACTATATTACTTCATCTGCCGGAAATGATGGTTCTGCACAAATTCAGGTTTTTTTTAAACAGGGAATTGATCCTGATATTGCTGCGGTAAACGTACAAAACCGTGTTACCAGAGCAACACCATTACTTCCAAGTGAAGTTACGCGTTCAGGAGTTGTTACCCAGAAACAGCAGACAAGTGCCTTGATGTATATGTCTTTCTATTCTGAAAATAAAGATCTGGATGATGTATACCTTCAAAACTTCCTGAATATCAACGTTATTCCAAATTTAAAAAGAATTAACGGTGTTGGGGATGCCAACGTTTTCGGAGGTAAGAACTATTCGATGAGAGTTTGGCTTGATCCTGCAAAAATGGCAGCTTACGGAATAACTCCAACAGACGTTACCAATGCGATTAATGAGCAGAGTAGAGAAGCAGCAGCAGGTTCTATTGGGCAAAACAGTGGTAGTTCTTTCGAATATATCATTAAATATGTAGGTAAATTCAACGATAAAGAGCAGTACGATAATATTATTATTAAATCTCTTCCAGACGGACAAAATCTGATGTTAAAAGATGTTGCTAAAGTAGAATTGGCAGGTCAGTCTTACACAGGAATCGGGGAAAACGGAAATAATCCGTCAATCAGTATGGGGCTTTTCCAAACACCTGGGTCTAATGCACAGGAGATCATTAAAAATATCAAAGCCTATCTAAAATCAGCGGAAAGTACTTTTCCTAAGGGCGTAAAATACACTTATAACTTTGATACCAACGAATTCCTGGATGCATCAATTGACAAGGTTGTTCATACTTTGATCGAAGCATTTATCTTGGTATTCATCGTTGTGTATATTTTCTTACAGGATTTCAGATCTACCTTAATTCCGGCAATTGCGGTTCCGGTTTCAATTGTAGGAGCATTTTTCTTCCTGAACTTATTTGGATATTCATTAAATTTATTGACATTATTTGCCTTAGTTCTTGCGATCGGTATTGTTGTGGATGATGCAATTGTCGTCGTCGAGGCAGTTCATGCTAAGATGGAAAACGGCATTTCTGATGCTAAAAAAGCGACAGTAGAAGCGATGGATGAGATTACGGGAGCAATTATTTCAATTACATTGGTAATGGCATCAGTATTTATTCCGGTAACATTTATTACGGGTCCGACGGGGGTTTTTTACCAACAGTTTGGTATAACACTTATTGTAGCGATCATTATCTCTGCGGTTAATGCATTAACATTGAGTCCTGTTTTATGTTCATTATTTTTAAAACCTCATGATGCACACCATACAGAATATAAAAATTTAAATATCCTTCAAAAGTTTTTCTATAAATTTAATATCGCTTTTAAAACGACCACAGAACGTTACGGAAGAGGTTTTGTATTCTTATTAAGACATAAATGGGTTACATTAATCATCTTCGCAATCACAGGAGGAATCTTGTATTGGGCAAGCGCAACGATGAAAAAAGGTTTCGTACCGACCGAAGATAGAGGGATTATCTTTACGGATGTTCAGCTTCCTCCGGGTGCTTCAATGGAAAGAACATATAATGCTTTGAAAACGCTTCAGGCGAATGCAATGAAAGTACCTGGAGTACAAAACGTTACGATTTCGACCGGTAGAGGTTTCTTATCGGGGAACGGAAGTAATAACGGGTTGGCTTTTATTAAATTGAAACCCTTTGACGAAAGGAAAAAAGACGGACAAACTTCTGAAGATATCACGAAAAAACTATTCGGTATTTCCGGAAAGGTTCCTGATGCCAAAATTGTATTCTTCCAGCCACCGAGTGTACCGGGATTTGGTAACAGCGCCGGTTTTGAGATGGTACTTTTGGATAAATCGGGCGGTGAATACGCAGATTTGGATAATAAAACGAATGAATTCATCGGGAAACTGATGGAAAGACCTGAAATTGAATTTGCCCAGACTTCTTTTAATACAAAATATCCTCAGTACGAAATGCAGATCAATGTTCCGCTGGCAAAACAAATGGGAGTTTCTGTAAGTGATATCTTAGCAACAATGCAGGGATATATCGGAGGTATTTACACGGCTGACTTTACAAAATACGGTAAACAGTTCAGGGTAATGGTTCAGGCTCTTCCTGAAAACAGACAAAATATTAATAATCTTAATGAATTGTATGTGAAAACAGGTTCCGGAGTGATGTCGCCAATTTCTCAGTTTGTAACCTTGAATAAAACATACGGACCACAATCTGTAAGCCGTTATAACCTATTTACTTCGGTGAAAATAACGGGTGCAAACTCAGCAGGATTCAGTTCGGGAGATGCAATTACAGCTGTTCAGCAGGTTGCTCAGGAAACATTGAATCAAAACTATGATGTAGAATTTACGGGATTAACACGGGAGGAATTGAATTCAGGATCTCAGACAGTTTTAATCTTTGCATTAAGTTTAATCTTCGTTTATTTCATCCTTTCTGCGCAGTACGAAAGTTACATTCTTCCGCTGGTTGTTGTAATTTCTCTTCCTCTTGGGGTAATGGGAGCTTATTTCGGACAGAAAATAATGGGCTTGGAAAACAATATTTATTTCCAGATAGCCCTGATTATGTTAGTCGGATTATTGGCGAAAAATGCCATTTTGATTGTCGAATTTGCCGTTCAGAGAAGACATCACGGTGAAACGATTGTAATGTCTGCGATTAATGCTGCCAAAGCGAGATTAAGACCAATTTTGATGACATCATTTGCTTTCATCTTCGGTTTATTACCATTGGTTTTAGCGAGCGGAATCGGTGCTGTTGGTAACAGATCAATTGCAACAGGTGCAGCAATAGGATTATTGATAGGTACAATCTTAGGACTTTTTGTAATTCCTGTACTATACGTAATTTTTGAATATTTACAGGAGAAAGTGAAACCACTTAAGAAAGAGGAAATCAATTTAGCAGAATAA
- a CDS encoding transcriptional regulator, translating to MHKSIEIDEKIFQDAVKFYSTVFNLPPLASKIYAYLLFDYEKVGITFDEFVEVLSASKSSVSTSISLLLNAQLIVDHNKMDERKRYFFTNDEYKRIRFEKIVQKMKDELKLLDDLDNFKKNHDDGHNEKIEAYKALLNKNIINIQESLNKL from the coding sequence ATGCATAAGAGTATAGAAATTGATGAAAAAATTTTCCAGGATGCTGTAAAGTTTTACAGTACCGTTTTTAACCTACCTCCTTTAGCCTCAAAGATATACGCATACCTTCTTTTCGATTATGAAAAGGTAGGTATTACCTTTGATGAGTTTGTGGAAGTACTGTCTGCAAGCAAAAGTTCTGTTTCTACAAGCATATCTCTATTACTGAATGCACAGCTTATTGTAGATCATAACAAAATGGATGAACGAAAACGATATTTTTTCACCAATGACGAATATAAGAGAATAAGATTTGAAAAAATAGTTCAGAAGATGAAAGACGAATTAAAACTACTAGACGATCTAGACAATTTTAAAAAAAATCATGATGACGGTCACAACGAAAAAATTGAAGCTTATAAAGCGCTCTTAAATAAAAATATAATAAATATTCAGGAATCTCTTAATAAACTATAA
- a CDS encoding efflux transporter outer membrane subunit, with translation MKSLLKIIKGITFSVAILGAVSSCMARKEYQRPDNVVDEKLFRTDMLPTDSTNIANISWKEIFTDPILQGHISKALENNLDIRIALQSITSAEAYLKQSKAAYEPTVTVGPGYTFQTQSLNTQTGQLFGQRRYINQLDITASVSFEADIWGKLKAQEKAQLATYLGTVAAHKAVKSDLIASIASAYYQLLTFDNQKKIITETIKVREQNLETTKALKTAGTLTEVAVQQSEALVFNAKSLLIDIDTQIQLLENTMSLLMGEPSHSIERSTLESQNVPIDLRLGYPAQLLANRPDVMRAEYNLMNAFELTNSAKAQFYPTLKITGSGGIQSLDIDHLFSVNSLFASVVGGLAQPILNRRAIKTNYEVSLANQETAYLNFRKTVLTAGKEVSDAIRVFSVQDSYIELKQKELDSYKKSVDYSQELVNYGMANYLEVLNASVNSLNAELNIANAEYSKMKAAVELYQALGGGWK, from the coding sequence ATGAAGAGTTTATTAAAAATAATAAAAGGAATAACTTTTTCAGTCGCAATTCTTGGTGCTGTATCATCTTGTATGGCAAGAAAAGAATATCAAAGACCTGATAATGTTGTAGACGAAAAGCTTTTCCGCACAGACATGCTTCCTACCGACAGTACCAATATAGCGAATATTTCATGGAAAGAAATTTTCACAGATCCGATACTTCAGGGGCATATTTCGAAGGCTTTGGAAAATAATTTAGATATAAGAATTGCTTTGCAGAGTATTACTTCTGCGGAAGCTTATTTAAAGCAGAGTAAAGCAGCTTATGAACCGACAGTTACTGTCGGACCGGGTTACACTTTCCAGACACAGTCTCTGAATACCCAAACCGGACAATTATTCGGACAGAGACGTTATATAAACCAGCTTGATATCACGGCAAGCGTTAGCTTTGAAGCTGATATCTGGGGCAAATTAAAAGCCCAGGAAAAAGCTCAGCTGGCAACGTATCTGGGAACTGTTGCAGCTCACAAAGCGGTAAAAAGTGATTTGATTGCTTCAATTGCTTCTGCTTATTATCAGTTATTGACTTTCGATAATCAGAAAAAAATTATTACTGAAACAATTAAAGTCCGTGAACAAAATTTAGAAACAACCAAAGCCTTAAAAACTGCGGGAACATTAACGGAAGTTGCAGTTCAGCAAAGTGAGGCACTTGTTTTTAATGCAAAATCTTTATTAATTGATATTGATACTCAAATTCAGTTATTGGAAAATACGATGAGCTTACTGATGGGAGAACCTTCTCATTCAATTGAAAGATCAACATTGGAAAGTCAGAATGTTCCGATTGATTTAAGATTGGGATATCCTGCTCAATTATTGGCAAACAGACCGGATGTAATGAGAGCAGAATACAACTTAATGAATGCTTTTGAATTAACGAATTCTGCAAAAGCACAGTTTTATCCTACATTAAAAATTACGGGGAGCGGAGGAATTCAGTCTCTGGATATTGATCATTTATTCAGTGTTAATTCGTTGTTTGCAAGCGTTGTAGGAGGTTTAGCTCAACCTATTTTAAACAGAAGAGCTATTAAAACAAATTATGAAGTAAGCCTGGCAAATCAGGAAACAGCATACTTAAATTTCAGGAAAACTGTTCTTACAGCAGGAAAAGAGGTTTCTGATGCAATCAGAGTATTTTCGGTTCAGGATTCTTATATTGAACTTAAACAAAAGGAACTGGATTCCTATAAAAAGTCTGTAGATTACTCTCAGGAATTGGTAAACTATGGTATGGCAAATTATCTTGAAGTATTAAATGCAAGCGTAAATTCTTTAAATGCAGAATTGAATATCGCCAATGCAGAATACAGCAAAATGAAAGCAGCAGTAGAGCTTTATCAGGCTCTCGGAGGTGGTTGGAAATAA
- a CDS encoding C40 family peptidase, translating to MKNALFLLVLSMFIISCGSSKSMTTKKNTGSKTVVKTENLRNLESRFDGKISKSITDILKDAEKYIGTPYKFGGNTSSGFDCSGFTVKVFEDNDLKLPRRSSDQAEVGNEIDIKEVKPGDLLFFATGGGSRVSHVGIVHDIGSDGEVKFIHASTSKGVIISSLNEKYWNNAYLHAQRVL from the coding sequence ATGAAAAATGCACTTTTTTTGCTTGTTCTATCAATGTTTATAATTTCTTGTGGAAGCTCAAAAAGTATGACTACTAAGAAAAATACAGGTTCTAAAACTGTTGTGAAAACTGAAAATCTTAGAAATCTTGAATCAAGATTCGACGGTAAAATTTCAAAATCAATCACCGATATTCTAAAAGACGCAGAAAAATACATTGGAACTCCTTACAAATTCGGAGGAAATACTTCTTCAGGTTTCGACTGTTCCGGATTTACCGTAAAAGTTTTTGAAGATAATGATCTTAAGCTTCCAAGAAGGTCTTCCGATCAGGCCGAGGTTGGTAACGAGATTGATATTAAAGAAGTAAAACCGGGAGATCTTTTATTCTTTGCAACAGGCGGAGGAAGCAGAGTTTCTCATGTAGGAATCGTTCATGACATCGGAAGTGACGGCGAGGTGAAATTTATCCATGCATCAACCTCAAAAGGTGTAATTATTTCTTCATTAAACGAAAAATACTGGAATAATGCCTATCTGCATGCTCAGAGAGTTTTGTAA